Proteins from one Belonocnema kinseyi isolate 2016_QV_RU_SX_M_011 chromosome 8, B_treatae_v1, whole genome shotgun sequence genomic window:
- the LOC117178826 gene encoding synaptic vesicle glycoprotein 2C-like, translating to MVNKIGSISLNIENTFQSKEESADYEKALKLCGYGKFHYGFVLVCGVMFLCAGLQNGVNAYILPAAGCDLQLSSEEKGFLNVAFLVGGVISSLVWGIASDAYGRKNILLGTLISDSFVCVLASLSQSFTMLLIFRTVGGFTIGAPGALVFTYLGEFHSEKQRSKSICYVGFFWTISWLILPGLAWTIIPLSFSLRIHGFVFNSWRLYLLLTGLPALLISLIGINYPESPKFLVAKGRTEEALQVLRKMYAINTGRDESEYPVKYLISEYGMSAKELEACDADSNLTELLRNIWNQIRALTAPPFLKYIVLSSSIFFLNMFGYYGLGLWLPELFNRFESHYKLQPNVSVSVCELINNANKTEVFRLSKRDIFVPACTGMNEQVFINTLTINAICLLGNVASGYLADRVGRRTIPVTTMLVAGISSVAIYFVRSSSQNLIVSCIFSLAIATANFALSGVVVEIFPTHVGAIAICLSVCFGRIGAIASNLIFGMLLDISCEVPIFLVGSMVLLGGFLGFLIPRSKSLS from the exons ATGGTCAACAAAATTGGTTCCATCTCATTGAACATCG aGAATACTTTTCAATCTAAGGAAGAGAGTGCCGACTATGAAAAAGCTCTCAAACTTTGTG GCTATGGAAAATTTCACTATGGATTTGTATTGGTTTGTGGAGTTATGTTTCTCTGTGCTGGTTTGCAAAATGGAGTTAATGCCTATATTTTACCAGCAGCGGGATGCGATTTACAATTGTCGTCTGAagaaaagggatttttaaatgtGGCCTTCTTAGTAG gtgGTGTGATTAGCTCGTTGGTTTGGGGAATAGCTTCAGATGCATACGGtcgaaaaaatatacttttgggTACCTTGATTTCTGATAGCTTTGTTTGCGTGTTGGCAAGCTTGTCGCAGAGTTTCACTATGCTTCTTATTTTCAGAACTGTCGGTGGATTCAC aaTTGGTGCACCAGGTGCTTTAGTTTTTACATACCTAGGagaatttcattcagaaaagcAACGTTCAAAGAGCATTTGCTACGTTGGATTTTTCTGGACCATTTCCTGGTTAATCTTGCCTG GTTTGGCATGGACAATTATTCCATTATCGTTTTCATTGAGGATTCAcggatttgtttttaattcatggCGACTCTATCTTCTATTGACTGGTCTCCCTGCTTTATTAATTTCGCTAATAGGCATCAACTATCCTGAAAGTCCGAAATTTTTGGTGGCCAAGGGCAGAACTGAGGAGGCACTTCAGGTTCTTAGGAAAATGTATGCCATAAATACTGGCCGCGATGAAAGTGAATATCCG GTGAAATATCTTATAAGTGAATATGGTATGAGTGCAAAGGAACTAGAAGCGTGTGACGCTGATTCTAATTTAACAGAATTATTGAGAAACATCTGGAATCAAATTAGAGCGTTGACAGCCCCTCCGTTCTTGAAATATATTGTTCTCAGCTCctcaatatttttcttgaatatgttcgg CTACTACGGGTTGGGACTCTGGTTACCAGAATTGTTTAACCGGTTCGAATCGCATTACAAACTTCAACCAAATGTTTCGGTGTCTGTTTGCGAGTTGATAAACAACGCAAATAAAACTGAAGTGTTCAGATTGAGTAAAAGGGATATTTTTGTTCCTGCATGTACTGGTATGAATGAACAAGTGTTTATAAACACTTTGACCATTAACGCAATTTGTCTATTGGGAAATGTCGCTTCCGGTTATCTCGCAGATCGAGTGGGAAGACGAACCATACCCG TGACAACTATGCTCGTGGCTGGCATTTCAAGTGTGGCGATTTATTTTGTAAGATCATCCTCTCAAAATCTGATAGTCTCCTGTATTTTTTCGCTGGCAATTGCTACTGCAAATTTCGCACTCAGCGGAGTTGTCGTTGAGATTTTTCCAACGCACGTTGGAGCTATTGCTATTTGTTTATCGGTCTGCTTCGGAAGAATAGGAGCGATAGCTAGCAACCTAATTTTTGGAATGCTTCTAGACATCAGTTGTGAGGTGCCCATTTTTTTGGTCGGATCTATGGTCCTCC ttGGCGGTTTCCTGGGCTTCTTGATTCCTCGTTCGAAAAGTTTAAGCTAG